CATGACGGTTGTAAAGCTATTGGAGGTCTGCATACCGTCAGAGCCGCTACCTTCAATGACGATAGGAAGGGGCTGGAGCAACAATCGTATACTAAACAACCGGTCGGGTGACTGCAAGCCCCGGAGCTGAGGCCGTCAAGACACCATGGACGCTGCCACCGGACAGACGGAGGTCATGGACAACATCCTGTACCCACTGACGGTGGACAGACAAGCCTCCAATCCTACCATGGAGCGCCCGGCCAAGCCCCCTACCATCACAGGAAAACAGCGAGGCACCGCCATTTAAGTATTTTTGTGGTTTGCACGTTCGAAAGCTACCACACACTTTATGCAGCACTTCCGAAACTTTTGCATCATCGCTCATATTGACCATGGCAAGAGTACCCTGGCCGACCGTTTACTTGAACGTACAGGAAGGGTTACGGCCAGGGAAATGACGTATAACCAGATTCTGGATAATAATCCGCTCGAGCAGGAACGTGGCATTACGATTAAACTCCACGCTATCCAGATGGACTACACGGCGGCAGACGGACAAACCTATAAGCTAAATCTGATTGATACTCCCGGTCACGTGGACTTCTCATACGAAGTGTCACGATCACTCAGTGCATGTGAGGGGGCTTTGCTCGTCGTGGATGCAACGCAGGGTGTAGAAGCTCAAACAATTTCGAACCTGTTCATGGCTATCGACCAGGGACTCGAGATTATCCCGGTTATTAACAAAATTGACCTTCCGGCTGCTGCAACAACAACCGAGAAAGTAAAGCAGCAGGTAATGGACCTTATTGGGTGTAAGGAAGAAGACATGATTCTGGCATCGGCCAAGGCCGGAATCGGTATTGATGAAATCCTTGAAGCCGTAATTCAGAAGATTCCACCGCCATCGGGCGACCCTAACAAGCCGCTGCGCGCTCTGATCTACGATTCCATCTTTGATGCCTACCGCGGCGTTGTTGTTAATGTTCGGGTGTTCGATGGCGTAATGCGCGAGAAAGACACAATCCGCTTCATGAACACGCGACTGGAATACGAGCTGGATGAAGTAGGCGTGATGTTCATGCAGCGAGAACGCACAAAGGTACTTGAAGCCGGTAACGTAGGTTACTTTACGGCGGCGATCCGACGTTTGCAGGATACCAAGGTTGGCGATACCGTTACCCACGCAGCCAATCCGTGCAGTTCAGCTATCGAAGGATTCCGTGAAGTTAAACCAATGGTGTTCAGCGGTATTTATCCGGCGGACAGCGACGATTTTGAAGATCTTCGCGAAGCACTGGGCAAGCTCACGCTCAACGATGCTGCAATTACATTTGAACCCGAAACATCAAACGCTCTGGGCTTTGGCTTCAGGTGCGGCTTCCTTGGATTACTTCACATGGAAATCGTGCAGGAACGTTTGGAGCGGGAGTTTAACCAAACAATCGTTACTACCGTTCCCAACGTACGCTACCGTGTAGTAACTACCAAGGGCGATGAACTGTGGGTGGATAACCCGTCACAACTTCCCAATCCTACCATCATTGCCGACATCCAGGAGCCGTTTATCAAGGCCCAAATCATTACCCCGGGTGAGTATATCGGTGCAATCATGAAGCTGTGTATCGAGCGCCGTGGGACCATGCTGGGTCAGTCATACCTTAGTGCCGACAGAGTGGACCTAACCTTTGAGCTGCCGCTGGCAGAAGTTGTTTTTGATTTTTACGATAAGCTCAAGAGTAATACAAGGGGCTATGCTTCACTTGATTACGAATACAGCGATTATAAGTCGGGTGAGCTTGTTCGCATGGATATCCTTCTTAATGGCGAGCCCGTTGATGCGCTGTCGAGTATCGTTCACCGACAAAAGGCGTACGACTGGGGAAAGAAGCTCTGCTCCAAGCTGAAAGAGCTGATTCCACGACAGATGTTCGAAGTTGCCATCCAGGCTGCTATCGGAAGCAAGATTATTGCGCGAGAAACAATCAGTGCGATGAAGAAGAATGTTATCGCTAAATGCTATGGCGGTGATATTTCCCGTAAACGCAAACTTCTTGAAAAGCAAAAAGAAGGTAAGAAACGTATGAAACAGGTAGGCAAAATTGAAGTGCCGCAGGAAGCCTTTCTTGCTGTTTTGTCTATTGATTAGTGATTAGTGATTAGTGATTAGCAAAACAATGGACCTAACATTGGGTGCTCTCGTGCCACATCATCAGGAAGCAATATGAATCTACAACAGTGGTATTTACAGTACAAACATCGTAAGGCAAACGCAAAAAAGCCCGAAACGATTGGCGAACACCTGATTGCATGGGTTAAAACAATCGTGTGGGCTTTAACTGTGGTGACCATCGTGAACGGTCTGGCGTTGGCGTCGTTTACCGTACCAACAGGTTCGATGGAACGGACTGTAATGGCAGGCGATTACCTCTTTGTGAACAAGGCCATCTTTGGCCCAAGTACTCCGCAGATAATACCGTTTCTTAATATTCCACTACCCTACTTTAAACTCCCTGCTATCGTTGACCCTAAACAGGGCGACGTGATTGTATTTGTGTTCCCCGGTAACAGAGATCAGGTCAAGGCCGACAATTTTGAGTATTACTTAAAACGGTGCGTTGCCGTGGCCGGAGATACACTGCAACTGATTAATCAGAAAGTTTATGTTAATGGTAAGGAATTTGCCATGCCGGAACATGCTCAGTTTTTAACGGCATCACCGGCTCAGCGACTGCGGGAAGCCGAAGAGTCACG
This is a stretch of genomic DNA from Ignavibacteria bacterium. It encodes these proteins:
- the lepA gene encoding elongation factor 4; this encodes MQHFRNFCIIAHIDHGKSTLADRLLERTGRVTAREMTYNQILDNNPLEQERGITIKLHAIQMDYTAADGQTYKLNLIDTPGHVDFSYEVSRSLSACEGALLVVDATQGVEAQTISNLFMAIDQGLEIIPVINKIDLPAAATTTEKVKQQVMDLIGCKEEDMILASAKAGIGIDEILEAVIQKIPPPSGDPNKPLRALIYDSIFDAYRGVVVNVRVFDGVMREKDTIRFMNTRLEYELDEVGVMFMQRERTKVLEAGNVGYFTAAIRRLQDTKVGDTVTHAANPCSSAIEGFREVKPMVFSGIYPADSDDFEDLREALGKLTLNDAAITFEPETSNALGFGFRCGFLGLLHMEIVQERLEREFNQTIVTTVPNVRYRVVTTKGDELWVDNPSQLPNPTIIADIQEPFIKAQIITPGEYIGAIMKLCIERRGTMLGQSYLSADRVDLTFELPLAEVVFDFYDKLKSNTRGYASLDYEYSDYKSGELVRMDILLNGEPVDALSSIVHRQKAYDWGKKLCSKLKELIPRQMFEVAIQAAIGSKIIARETISAMKKNVIAKCYGGDISRKRKLLEKQKEGKKRMKQVGKIEVPQEAFLAVLSID